The window CGGACACCCTGTCGAGCGAAATCGGCGGCCTCTACGGCCCGCCCCGCCTCCTCACAACGCTCGAACCCGTCCAACCCGGAACGGACGGCGGCGTCACCTGGCAGGGCGAACTCGCCGGCGTCGCGGGTGCGACGGTCATCGCGCTCATCGGCCTCGTCGCGTTCTCTCTTCCCCCGCTCGGTGTGGCGATCGTCGTCGCCGGCGGCCTCGTCGGCATGACCGTGGACAGCCTCGTCGGCGCGACGCTCGAAGGCGACCTGTTCGGAAACCAGTCCGTGAACTTCATCGCGACGGCGTCCGGCGGCGTCGCCGTCGCCCTCATCGCACTCCTGTTACTCTAACTCGGAAACCGTGTGCACGCGGACGGCCGCGGGCTGTTTCACGTACTCACCGCGCTCTGTCCCGACGATTCGGCCGACGCCGCGCTGCGCCGCAACGTCCAGCACGCGCTGGGTCACTGCACCGTCCAGCACGACCAGCGCCGGCACCGGGTCGGCGTCCACGAGCGCGTCGAACACGTCGTCCGCCGCGACCGCCGCGAGTTCCGCGCGTTCGCCGTCGAAGAAGTACGCCTCCCCCGACCCCGCAACGTCGGCCGCGAGATCCGCCATCGACGCCGGCTCGGCCGAGCGACCGGATTCCGTCGCCGAGGCGTCCTTCGATACCGCCGGTTCGTCGGCCTCGACCTCCTCGCCTGCCGTGCACGCCTCCGTGTCGGTGTCGCCGACCGCGGGCTCGGCGGGCGCGTCGGTCTGCGGTTCGGCGGGCGCGGGGACGGTTTCGGTGCTGCCGTCGGTCACCGCGGTGGGGGTGTCGGCGCTCGCGTACGGCGTCTTGTTCCGGAGCGCGGCGTCCACTTGCTCGCGCGGGAGGTCTTCGACGGACTCGCCGTCGGGCGCGCGGGCGACGTAATCGATGTCGCCGACCTGTTCGAGTTCGCGGCGGATGAGGTCGCCGCCGCGGTCGCCGTCGAGGAAGACGGTCGTCGTGCGTTCCCGGGTGAGGTCGGCCACCGCGGCCGGGACGTTCGTGCCCTCGACCGCGATCGCGTTCTTCACGCCGTACCGGAGGAGGCGCTTCACGTCCGCGCGGCCCTCCACGACGACGACCGCGTCCGAGGACGCGACGTGCGGCCCCGCCGGCAGTTCCTCGTACTCCGTGATGTCGGCTTCCTTCGCGGACTCCCGGACCTCGTCCAGTATCTCCTCGCTGTCGAGCACGCCGTCGTCGAACGCGGTCGCGAGCAGTTCCTTCGCGCGTTCTTTCACCTCGCGGCGCTTCGCCGCGCGCACGTCCTCGATGTCCGTGACGCGCACGCTCGCCCGACAGGGACCGATTCGTTCGACCGCCTCCAGCGCGGCGGCGAGGACGGCGGTCTCGACGCGATCCATGCTGGACGCGATGGTGATCGTGCCGGTGGAACGACCCTCTGTGTGCTCGACGCTCACGTCGATCCGGCCGAGTTTCGACGAGCTCTGGAGGTCGGGGATGTCCAGGTCGTCCCCCAGCAGGCCCTCGGTCTGCCCGAAGGCCGCGCCGACCACGTCGCTGCGTTCGATGACGCCGTCGGCGGTGAACTCGGCGTGGATGAGGTATTTGGAGGTGTCTTCCATCGGCGGTGTCGGAGAAAAATTCGGGTCGATGATGGAAATACCTGTCGTCGCCGTTATGTCAGGGGTTCGCCCTTCGTCTCACGCCCGAAGAGGAGGACGACGAGGCCGCCGAGCGCGAACGCCACGGCGAGCGGCGTGAGCGCGACGAGGTAGCCGACGTCGACGAGCGCGCCCGCGAGAATCGGGCCGATGACGGCCGCGATCTTCCCGACGCCGCCCGCGAACCCGTTCCCGGTCGCCCGGGCTTCCGTTGGGAAGAGTTCGGGCGTGTACGCGTAAATCGCGCCCCACGCGCCGAGCGTGAAGAAGGAGGACGCGAGGAGCGCGAGGAAGAAGGGCCAGAACCCGCTGAGGCCGAGGCCGAAGCCCGCGCCCGGCATCGCGCTCGCGAACACGAACGTGAACGCGCCGGACGCGAGCAGGTAGGTGCCGAGCGTGAGCTTCCGGCCGACCTTCTCGACGAGGTAGGCGGCGCTCGCGTACCCGGGGAACTGGACGAGCGCGATGAGGAGGAAGTAGACGTAGATACCGCTGAACGTCAGGCCCGCGACGGAGAGCGCGGGGACGGTGCCGCTCGCGCCGAACGTCTGCGGGAGCCAGATGAACACGCCGTAGTACCCGAAGTTGATGGCGAACCACGCCGCCGAGATCATCACGGTCTGCAGGCGGATGTCGGCCTCGAACAGCCGGCCGAACCCGGGCGAGTCCATCGGCGTCACGTCGTCCGCGTCGATGAGCCGTACGTCCTCGCCGTTCTCCTCGGCGATGGCGCGCAGGCGGTCGTTCGCCGCCTCCACGTCGCCCGTGCGTGCGAGGTAGTAGGGGGTCTCCGAGAGCTGGGTTCGGATGACGAACACGAGGAGGCCAGGAACCGCCGAGGCGGCGAACAGGAGCCGCCACCCTTCCACTGCGCCGAACACGGGGACTGAGACGGTGCCGCCCGAGGGGAGGAAGGCGAGGAAGAACCACGCGAGGCCGACGGCGAGGCCGTAGCCGAGCGGCCAGAACGCGTCGAGGTACACCAGGTACCTGCCGCGGCGGTTCGTGGGGAGGTGTTCGGAGAGGTAGGAGGTGTCGACGGCGAGCGCGCCGCCGAGGCCGACGCCGGTCAAAAAGCGGAGGGCGAACCCGCTGTAGAAGCCGACGGCGAGCGCGGTGAGGCCGGCGAACACGGCGTACGTGAGGACGGTCCACTGGAACGCGGGTTTGCGGCCGTACTGGTCGGCGACGTACCCCCAGCCCCAGTTCCCGGCGACCATGCCCATGAGGCTCGCGGAGCCGAGGAGGCCCGCGGTGAGGCCGCTGAGGCTCCACGCGTCGAGGAGGACGGGGAGGGTGAAGCTGATGAGGATGACTTCCATGCCGTCGAACGCCCACGCCGTCCCGCAGATGGCGAGGAGGCGGCGGTGGAACGCACCGACGGGAATCCTGTCTAACACCGCCGATACCGGTACACTTCGCTTTTCGGACATTCTCGTATTCGGCACTGACGATTCAATACATCAAAAAGATTGTGCCTACCCGTTCGATTTCGAGTCTCGGAGAATATTTTTCTTCAATCGGCGAGCGTCTCGGACATCCACTCGAACTGCTCGCGCACGTCCGCCGCCCCCGTCTCCGTGAGCGACACGCGCTCGTGCGCGCCGTCCGGCGTCCGCTCCACCAACCCCTGCGATTCGAGGGCGTCGATAGCGCCGTGGAACGTCTTCGGCCGCACCCGGCTCTCGTAGCGCTTCTCCAGCGCGCGCTTCACGCCGCTCACCGTCGGGTCGTCCAACCCGGCGATAGTGATGCAGACGTCCCGCCGCAACCCCGACTGCAACCATCGAGACATACCCGGGCGGTCGAGCGCCGACGAGTAGTCTTTTGCCGTTCACGACCCCACCGCTCAATCGACACACGAACCGCCGTTCCTGACGAATTGTCCGCGTGACTGTGCGACGCGCCAGCGCGAGACCCTCTTTCGCGCGACCGAATGCGGACAAGGAGAACCACTAAGTGCCATCGTTCCGTCAAATGATCATCGTGGACTTGTCGTCGTCTCGGGGCGTTTCACCGGCCATCGGAACAATCCTGATGGTCGCGGTCGTGGTCGTCCTCGCCGCGACAATATCCGTGTTCGCGCTTGGGTTCCTCAACGACCTCAATCAACCCGCCCCTATGGTCGCTCAATCGAGCGGAGACCTCGTCTACGACCGGCCGGGGTCGAATGACCAGATCGTCCGACTCACCCACGTCGCCGGCGACGATTTAGCCGTATCCGAGTTGGAAATCGTCGTGGATGCAACCGACGCCTGTGGGAAAGAATCCCGAATCGTGTCTCTCCCGACGAACACGCTCGGGTCGGCGAATTATAACGGGGACGATATCTTTGCCTACTACAGTCCGGACGGCGGACAACTCGACACGAGTGCGGACGGAACGTGGAGTGCTGGCGGAACTGCCACCTTCCGAATTGCGAGCAGCGAGTGCGAAATCAACGAGGGGGATACAATAACGATCCGCGTCGTTCACACTCCGACAAACTCGGTCATAATTAAGGAGACGCTGACCGCGACGTAGGTAACTGAACTGTCAGTCCGTCCTGTCGGATTACTTGCGCTGTTCTCGCGACCGAACGCTGCTACTGGCCGACAACGCCGGATAGGCGGGGAATATAGCGATAAACTGACGGTCGGAAGACTGGTGATTTATTTAACCGCCGACCGTTGTCTCCAGTATGCAGACGCACGTCATCCCGGTCGGGTTCGACTACGACCGGCTCATCGCGCCGCTCGTCCGCGACCGCCTCGACGTCGATAGGGTGGTGCTCCTGGAGGGCGCGGTGGGGAGCGAGGCGAACGTCGAGTACTCCCAGCACCTCGCGGAGAAACTCGAACAGGACTTCGAGAACCTCCTCGGCGCGGAGACCGACCGCGTCGCCGTGAGCGACGTGTACGACTACGACGCCGCGTTCGCGCAGGCGTTCGACCTCATCGCCGAGGAACTCGACTCCGGCGGCGAGGTCTGGGTGAACATCGCCTCGATGCCGCGCACCGTCTCCTTCGCGTTCGCGACCGCCGCGCACTCGCTCGCCGTCGAACGCGAGGAAGACCGCTCGCGCATCCACACCTACTACACGGCCCCCGAGAAGTACCTCGAAACCGAACTCGCCGAGGAACTCCGGCGGGAAATCGACCTGCTCTCGGACCTCGACACGGGCGACGTGGACGACGACCGCATCGCCGAGCGCGTCGAGAGCGCGCGCGCCCTCCTCGACGAGTTCGACGAACGCGGCACCACCATCGGCGCGAAGGAAATCGACGGCCGGCACGTCGTCGAAATCCCCGTCGCCTCCTTCTCGAACGTCAAGCCCTTCGAGGAACTCGTGCTGTTCACGCTCGGCGAGCACGGCGAGTTCGCGAGCGTCAGCGACCTCGCCGAAACTCTCGCCAGCGATTTGGGCGAGGAGTACACGGACTCCTTCCGCTCGAAAGTCATCTACAACGTCGACAGACTCGGGCCGGGCGGGAAGGGCTACATCGAACAGGAACGCGAGGGCAAATCCCACCGCACTCGCTTATCGCGTATCGGCGAACTCTGGGTGCGCGCCCACGAGAACGACTAAGCGTTCTCATCGGTCGGCCGGAACACCGGCACCCGCGCGACTAGAACCCGAACCCGGCGTGGTCTTCGGGGACTCGAATCGGGCTTCGCGGCGGGTCGTCGGGGAGGTCGGGGTCGTTGTAGACGGCGGGCGCGACGTCGTTCGGGCCGTCCGGATACAGCAGGGAGGCGAGTTCCTGTATCTGTCCGCGGCCCACGCGCAGCTCGAACTGGCCGCCGCCGTAGAGGGTCACGTCGCGCTCGAGCGCCCACGCCACGGTCTCGAAGAGCGACTCCAGCGTGCCGAACCGCGAGGGCTTGACGTTCAGCCATCGCGGCTGGAACGGGAGGCTCCGCACGTCGTCAAGCCCGTGAATCGGGGCGTCCCAGGAGACGCGCACGCCGTGTTCGCGAACGAGGTCGGCGGTGGCGTCGGCCATCGCGGGGTCCTCGACGACCGCGTCCGGGAACGCGAACACGCGCTCGTAGAGGTCGGGGTCGGGCTCCTGATCCACGTCCGTCCCGTCGTACTGGCCCTTCAGGTCGAGCACGCGGACGGCGTCCGTGGCCGCAAGCGCGTCGAACGTCGCGTCCGGCCACTCGCTCGTCGGGTCGAGTTTGAACTCCGCGTCCGGGTAGCGCTCCAGGAGGGTGTCGACGCGCGACGTGTCCCCCTCGGGGAGGCGGCTGCTCACGACGAACTCCACCGGGTCGTAGGTTCGGTCGAGGCGGTCGGCGAGCGTCTCGCCGGCCTGCCGGAGC is drawn from Salarchaeum sp. JOR-1 and contains these coding sequences:
- a CDS encoding DUF6293 family protein encodes the protein MQTHVIPVGFDYDRLIAPLVRDRLDVDRVVLLEGAVGSEANVEYSQHLAEKLEQDFENLLGAETDRVAVSDVYDYDAAFAQAFDLIAEELDSGGEVWVNIASMPRTVSFAFATAAHSLAVEREEDRSRIHTYYTAPEKYLETELAEELRREIDLLSDLDTGDVDDDRIAERVESARALLDEFDERGTTIGAKEIDGRHVVEIPVASFSNVKPFEELVLFTLGEHGEFASVSDLAETLASDLGEEYTDSFRSKVIYNVDRLGPGGKGYIEQEREGKSHRTRLSRIGELWVRAHEND
- a CDS encoding PadR family transcriptional regulator, coding for MSRWLQSGLRRDVCITIAGLDDPTVSGVKRALEKRYESRVRPKTFHGAIDALESQGLVERTPDGAHERVSLTETGAADVREQFEWMSETLAD
- a CDS encoding MFS transporter, with amino-acid sequence MLDRIPVGAFHRRLLAICGTAWAFDGMEVILISFTLPVLLDAWSLSGLTAGLLGSASLMGMVAGNWGWGYVADQYGRKPAFQWTVLTYAVFAGLTALAVGFYSGFALRFLTGVGLGGALAVDTSYLSEHLPTNRRGRYLVYLDAFWPLGYGLAVGLAWFFLAFLPSGGTVSVPVFGAVEGWRLLFAASAVPGLLVFVIRTQLSETPYYLARTGDVEAANDRLRAIAEENGEDVRLIDADDVTPMDSPGFGRLFEADIRLQTVMISAAWFAINFGYYGVFIWLPQTFGASGTVPALSVAGLTFSGIYVYFLLIALVQFPGYASAAYLVEKVGRKLTLGTYLLASGAFTFVFASAMPGAGFGLGLSGFWPFFLALLASSFFTLGAWGAIYAYTPELFPTEARATGNGFAGGVGKIAAVIGPILAGALVDVGYLVALTPLAVAFALGGLVVLLFGRETKGEPLT
- the dnaG gene encoding DNA primase DnaG — encoded protein: MEDTSKYLIHAEFTADGVIERSDVVGAAFGQTEGLLGDDLDIPDLQSSSKLGRIDVSVEHTEGRSTGTITIASSMDRVETAVLAAALEAVERIGPCRASVRVTDIEDVRAAKRREVKERAKELLATAFDDGVLDSEEILDEVRESAKEADITEYEELPAGPHVASSDAVVVVEGRADVKRLLRYGVKNAIAVEGTNVPAAVADLTRERTTTVFLDGDRGGDLIRRELEQVGDIDYVARAPDGESVEDLPREQVDAALRNKTPYASADTPTAVTDGSTETVPAPAEPQTDAPAEPAVGDTDTEACTAGEEVEADEPAVSKDASATESGRSAEPASMADLAADVAGSGEAYFFDGERAELAAVAADDVFDALVDADPVPALVVLDGAVTQRVLDVAAQRGVGRIVGTERGEYVKQPAAVRVHTVSELE
- a CDS encoding type IV pilin — encoded protein: MIIVDLSSSRGVSPAIGTILMVAVVVVLAATISVFALGFLNDLNQPAPMVAQSSGDLVYDRPGSNDQIVRLTHVAGDDLAVSELEIVVDATDACGKESRIVSLPTNTLGSANYNGDDIFAYYSPDGGQLDTSADGTWSAGGTATFRIASSECEINEGDTITIRVVHTPTNSVIIKETLTAT